A region of the Polynucleobacter asymbioticus genome:
TAAAGACGAAGGTGGTCGTCATACTCCATTCTTTAACAACTATCGTCCACAGTTCTACTTCCGTACAACGGACGTAACTGGTTCAATCGAGTTGCCAAAAGACAAAGAAATGGTTATGCCTGGTGATAACGTCACGATTACCGTAAAACTCATTGCTCCAATCGCGATGGAAGAAGGTTTACGTTTTGCGATCCGTGAAGGTGGCCGTACTGTTGGCGCCGGTGTGGTTGCAAAGATTTTGGCTTAATAGTTTTAATAAAGGGGTGTAGCTCAATTGGCAGAGCGTTGGTCTCCAAAACCAAAGGTTGGGGGTTCGATGCCCTCCGCCCCTGCCACGATTTGAACTGAAAGTAATATGTCTCAAAATACAGCAAGTCATACCGAAGAAAAAAGCGGCTGGGTCTCTGGACTCGCTGCTTTAATCGTCGTTGCAGCGTTAGTTCTTTACTATACGTTGGCGGATCAATCACTATTGATTCGGTTAGCTGTTTTGTTTGGCGGCATTGCTGTTGCAGTTTTGATTGTGGCGATGTCAGCAGATGGGCGTCGTTTTATCGCCTATGCAAAAGACTCTTGGTATGAAGTGAAAAAGGTTGTTTGGCCGACTCGTAAAGAGACCACGCAAATGACTCTAGTCGTATTTGGCTTTGTTCTGATCATGTCCCTGTTTTTGTGGATTGCAGACAAATTAATTGAATGGCTAGTTTTTTCAGTCTTCCTAGGCTGGAAGTGAGTAAAAAATGATTGATTCTGAATTGGTCTCAAATCCACAAGCTACCGGCAATATGCGCTGGTATGTTATTCATGCGTATTCAGGCATGGAAAAAAGCGTTAAAAGAGGCCTTGAAGAGCGTATTGCACGCTCTGGAATGCCTGAAAAATTTGGCCGTATCTTGGTTCCATCCGAAGAGGTTGTAGAAATCAAGTCTGGCACTAAATCTGTATCTGAGCGTCGTTTCTTCCCGGGTTATGTATTAATCGAGATGGAAATGACCGATGAGAGCTGGCACTTGGTGAAAAACACACCAAAAGTAACTGGTTTCGTTGGTGGCGTTCGTAACCGCCCAAGCCCAATTTCTACGGCTGAAGTGACCAAAATCATGGATCAAATGCAGGCTGGTGTTGATAAGCCGAAGCCGAAGACCCTCTTTGAGGTGGGCGAGATGGTTCGCGTAAAAGAAGGCCCATTCACAGACTTCAACGGAAATGTCGAAGAAGTGAACTATGAGAAGTCAAGATTACGCGTTTCTGTTACAATTTTTGGCCGCGGTACCCCAGTTGAGCTGGAGTTCGGCCAGGTAGAAAAGATGTAAAAAATACCCAATTTAAGGGTGTTTTGTAGCAAAAGTAGTGGTTTTAAGTGGTTAGCAATAACCGAGGAGCGGATCTAGAAAGCCAAAAACTAGTGAAGCGTTTACTCAACAGCGGTCTTTCCTAATGAGGTCAGGCGCGCTTTTAGGAGCAATCAATGGCAAAGAAGATCATTGGCTTTATCAAGCTGCAGATCCCTGCAGGTAAAGCAAATCCATCACCTCCCGTAGGTCCAGCATTGGGTCAACGTGGTCTCAATATTATGGAATTCTGTAAGGCGTTTAATGCTCAAACTCAGAGCATGGAACCAGGCCTTCCAATTCCAGTCGTGATTACAGCGTTTGCTGATAAGAGCTTCACTTTCATCATGAAGACTCCTCCAGCAACCATCATGATTAAGAAGGCTGCAAAGATCGAAAAAGGATCACCACGTCCGCATACCGATAAGGTAGGAAAAATTACACGTGCTCAAGCAGAAGAAATTGCTAAAGCAAAAATGCCAGATTTGACAGCTGCTGATATGGATGCTGCTGTAAGAACAATCGCTGGTAGCGCCCGTTCAATGGGCATCACAGTGGAAGGTCTCTAATCATGACTAAGTTATCTAAGCGTTTAAAAGCAATCGAATCTAAAGTAGATCGCAATAAGTTTTATGCATTAGAAGATGCATTGAACCTCGTTAAAGAGTGTGCAACTGCTAAGTTTGATGAGTCTATCGACGTTGCAGTTCAGTTGGGCATTGATGCTAAGAAATCTGACCAAGTTGTGCGTGGCGCAGTTGTGCTCCCAGCTGGTACAGGTAAGCATGTTCGTGTAGCGGTATTTGCACAAGGCGAAAAAGCTGAACAAGCTAAAGCTGCTGGTGCTGAGATCGTTGGCATGGAAGATCTTGCTGACCAAATTAAGGGCGGCAAAATCGATTTCGATATTTTGATCGCATCCCCAGACACAATGAAAATTGTTGGTACCTTAGGTCAAGTATTGGGCCCACGTGGTTTGATGCCGAATCCAAAAGTTGGAACTGTTACTCCTGACGTTGCTACTGCAGTTAAGAATGCAAAAGCTGGTCAAGTGCAATTCCGTGTGGACAAAGCCGGTATCGTGCACGCAAGCATTGGCCGTCGTTCATTCGAGCCAGCTGCATTGAAATCAAACTTGCTCGCATTGCTTGAGGCTTTGAACAAAGCTAAGCCACCTGCATCTAAGGGCGTTTATTTAAAGAAGGTTGCCGTAAGCAGCACCATGGGTGCAGGCGTACGTGTAGACCAAGCATCGATACAGGCTGCTCAGTAATTAGCCTGTAGCAAAAAGAACTTTGGGTCGACTCCTACTCATTGAGTGAGAGTCGAACATCAAAGACCGTTGGTGAATTATTTGCTTACTCAGAATTAATTCTTAATCGTTACGAAAGTAATAGCCAGCGCAGATGGCGACCCTGAAAAGATTTCACAAGATTCCCTTGTGACAAATGATCAGACGCTGGTGTGTAACCCCAACTGGAAACAGTTGGTTTTTTAGGAGTTAAACCGTGCCTTTGAATGTACAAGACAAAAAAGCGATTGTTGCTGATGTCGGCGCTCAATTGGCTGGAGCTCAAACAGTCGTGCTCGCTGAATACCGTGGTATTCCAGTAGAGCAGTTGACAAAGCTACGTGCTAGCGCACGTGACCAAGGTGTATATCTTCGCGTTTTGAAGAACACATTGGCACGTCGTGCTGCACAAGGCACACAGTTTGAGCCTCTTGCTGATTCGATGGTTGGCCCCTTGATCTACGGCATCTCTGCTGATCCGATTGCTTCGGCAAAAGTATTGCAGAACTTTGCTAAGACTCAAGACAAGCTAGTCATTACTGCTGGCTTATATAACGGCAAGTTGTTAGATGTTGCAGGCGTTAAAGCTCTTGCAACAATTCCAAGCCGCGACGAGTTGTTATCTCAGTTGTTAGGTGTGATGTTGGCGCCAGTATCTGCGATGGCTCGCGTATTGGGCGCAGTAGCAGCGCAAAAATCAGCCGGAGCACCTGCTCCAGTTGCAGCACCTGTAGTTGAAGCAGCAGCCCCAGCAGCAGTAGTTGCTGAAGCCGCCGCTCCAGAAGCAGCTGCTGAGCCTGTAGCTGCATCCCCAGAAGCTGGAACAGAAACACCGCAAACCCCTGCCGCTGAATAAGCGCAGATTAACTATTAAGTATTAGGAGCTAAAAATGGCGATTACCAAAGAAGAAATCATTGATGCAGTAGGTAGCATGTCCGTA
Encoded here:
- the secE gene encoding preprotein translocase subunit SecE, whose protein sequence is MSQNTASHTEEKSGWVSGLAALIVVAALVLYYTLADQSLLIRLAVLFGGIAVAVLIVAMSADGRRFIAYAKDSWYEVKKVVWPTRKETTQMTLVVFGFVLIMSLFLWIADKLIEWLVFSVFLGWK
- the nusG gene encoding transcription termination/antitermination protein NusG; the encoded protein is MIDSELVSNPQATGNMRWYVIHAYSGMEKSVKRGLEERIARSGMPEKFGRILVPSEEVVEIKSGTKSVSERRFFPGYVLIEMEMTDESWHLVKNTPKVTGFVGGVRNRPSPISTAEVTKIMDQMQAGVDKPKPKTLFEVGEMVRVKEGPFTDFNGNVEEVNYEKSRLRVSVTIFGRGTPVELEFGQVEKM
- the rplK gene encoding 50S ribosomal protein L11; amino-acid sequence: MAKKIIGFIKLQIPAGKANPSPPVGPALGQRGLNIMEFCKAFNAQTQSMEPGLPIPVVITAFADKSFTFIMKTPPATIMIKKAAKIEKGSPRPHTDKVGKITRAQAEEIAKAKMPDLTAADMDAAVRTIAGSARSMGITVEGL
- the rplA gene encoding 50S ribosomal protein L1, encoding MTKLSKRLKAIESKVDRNKFYALEDALNLVKECATAKFDESIDVAVQLGIDAKKSDQVVRGAVVLPAGTGKHVRVAVFAQGEKAEQAKAAGAEIVGMEDLADQIKGGKIDFDILIASPDTMKIVGTLGQVLGPRGLMPNPKVGTVTPDVATAVKNAKAGQVQFRVDKAGIVHASIGRRSFEPAALKSNLLALLEALNKAKPPASKGVYLKKVAVSSTMGAGVRVDQASIQAAQ